From the genome of Methanobacterium sp., one region includes:
- a CDS encoding class III signal peptide-containing protein, giving the protein MSFLKDEGGQGAAEYILLFGGVIVIAIAALLIYRAYFSSNSGLNAA; this is encoded by the coding sequence ATGAGCTTTTTAAAAGATGAAGGTGGACAAGGAGCAGCTGAATATATCTTATTGTTTGGTGGAGTTATCGTTATAGCAATAGCTGCACTACTAATATATCGAGCATACTTCAGCAGTAACTCTGGACTAAACGCAGC